From the Arthrobacter sp. PM3 genome, one window contains:
- a CDS encoding aldehyde dehydrogenase family protein, which translates to MSETTLCSTETGLPQFRDVTSPFDGRVVGAVALTDAAGGAAVIETARIGARKARALSRNARGKILDGAAAAIEQRNEEFAQTIVSESGKTIRQARKEVLRAVNTLRLSAAEARRNAGDVIAFDSYEGSEDRTGWYSREPLGIIAAITPFNDPLNLVAHKIGPAIAGGNAVILKPSALTPLSAQLLTDALLGAGLPPEALTIVHGDREVAETIIRSRDVRMVSFTGGFSTGESIARTAGLKKLSMDLGGNAPVIVLEDADIGNAVDSCVSGAFWAAGQNCVGVQRVLVAAPVYSEFRRRFLAATARLVAGDPSDERTDVGPMISPAALQELQSKLDTAVDAGALVLAGNVTDGNVLRPTVLEAVPADSRLWKEEVFGPVVMLRKFDTFDEAVEVANEIEFSLHAGIFTDSLAKAMDAAHRLEAGGVMINDSSDYRFDGMPFGGAKYGSMGREGVHFAYEEMTQPKVVCIRN; encoded by the coding sequence ATGTCTGAAACCACGCTGTGTTCGACAGAAACCGGGCTGCCGCAGTTCCGCGACGTGACGAGCCCGTTCGACGGCAGAGTGGTCGGCGCGGTTGCGCTGACCGATGCCGCGGGCGGCGCGGCCGTGATCGAAACGGCCCGCATCGGTGCCCGCAAGGCACGGGCGCTGTCCCGCAACGCCCGCGGAAAGATCCTGGATGGTGCCGCCGCGGCGATCGAGCAGCGCAACGAGGAATTCGCGCAGACCATCGTGTCCGAATCAGGGAAAACGATCCGCCAGGCACGTAAGGAGGTCCTGCGCGCGGTCAACACGCTGCGCCTCTCCGCCGCCGAAGCCCGCCGGAACGCCGGCGACGTCATTGCCTTTGACTCGTACGAGGGCTCGGAGGACCGCACCGGCTGGTACTCGCGCGAGCCCTTGGGCATCATTGCCGCGATCACTCCTTTCAACGACCCCCTCAACCTGGTGGCGCACAAGATCGGGCCGGCAATCGCCGGAGGAAACGCCGTGATCCTCAAACCCTCCGCGTTGACTCCCTTGTCAGCCCAGCTGCTCACGGACGCCCTCCTGGGCGCCGGGCTCCCGCCGGAAGCCCTCACGATTGTCCATGGTGACCGGGAAGTGGCCGAAACGATCATCAGATCCCGGGACGTGCGCATGGTGTCCTTTACCGGGGGGTTCTCCACGGGTGAGAGTATCGCCCGCACCGCAGGCCTGAAAAAACTGTCCATGGATCTTGGCGGAAACGCGCCCGTCATTGTCCTGGAGGACGCCGACATCGGCAACGCAGTGGATTCCTGCGTCTCCGGAGCGTTTTGGGCCGCCGGCCAGAATTGTGTGGGCGTACAGCGGGTCCTCGTGGCCGCGCCGGTGTACAGCGAGTTCCGCCGTCGCTTTCTTGCGGCAACGGCACGGCTGGTCGCAGGAGATCCGTCCGATGAGCGGACAGACGTCGGGCCCATGATCAGCCCCGCTGCGTTGCAGGAGCTCCAGTCCAAGCTGGACACGGCCGTGGATGCCGGCGCCCTGGTCCTCGCAGGCAATGTCACGGACGGCAATGTGCTCCGCCCCACCGTCCTTGAAGCGGTCCCGGCGGACAGCCGGCTGTGGAAGGAGGAGGTTTTCGGACCAGTCGTCATGCTCCGTAAGTTCGACACCTTTGACGAGGCCGTCGAGGTCGCCAACGAGATCGAGTTCAGTCTTCATGCCGGCATCTTCACCGATTCCCTGGCCAAGGCCATGGACGCAGCGCACCGGCTCGAAGCAGGGGGCGTCATGATCAACGATTCCTCTGACTACCGGTTCGACGGCATGCCGTTCGGCGGAGCCAAATACGGAAGCATGGGCCGGGAGGGCGTCCACTTCGCCTATGAGGAAATGACCCAGCCCAAGGTCGTCTGCATTAGGAACTGA
- a CDS encoding aspartate ammonia-lyase: MTTRIETDSLGCIPVPAAAYWGAHTARALENFTISGIPVSRHPHLVRALAMIKDAAARANCELGILDPRDATAIREACRDIQNGQHHDQFCVDVIQGGAGTSTNMNANEVIANLALEKLGHRRGEYQHLHPIDHVNRCQSTNDTYPTAIKLALIFATEELHRELGNLAASARTKGAEFAGIVKMGRTQLQDAVPMTLGQEFNAFAATLEEDRARLMESTMLMRECSLGATAIGTGITAEAGYQQLVIRALSEISGVALLPAPDLIEATSDVGVFMHISAMLKRTAIKLSKFSSDLRLLSSGPQNGFGEIVLPPRQAGSSIMPGKVNPVIPEAVNQIAFAVAGADTTVTMAADNGQLQLNAFEPVIAHVLLQSISWLEHGARILRQYCLEGIEANTGHLARQTAASVGLATALIPAIGYGAASAVAREALQDGSTILDVVTGRKLLDRDEARSLLESAVAPAGTAGVSGA; encoded by the coding sequence ATGACCACCCGCATCGAGACGGATTCGCTCGGCTGCATTCCCGTGCCGGCCGCAGCCTATTGGGGTGCACACACCGCCCGGGCCCTGGAAAACTTCACCATCAGCGGCATTCCGGTCTCCCGCCACCCGCACCTGGTGCGCGCCCTGGCGATGATCAAGGATGCCGCTGCGCGGGCCAACTGCGAACTGGGCATCCTGGACCCCCGGGACGCGACGGCGATCCGCGAAGCGTGCCGGGACATCCAGAATGGACAGCACCATGACCAGTTCTGCGTCGACGTCATCCAGGGCGGCGCCGGCACGAGCACGAACATGAACGCCAACGAAGTGATCGCGAACCTGGCACTGGAAAAACTGGGCCACCGCCGCGGGGAATACCAGCACCTGCACCCCATCGATCACGTCAACCGGTGCCAGTCCACCAATGACACCTATCCGACAGCGATCAAGCTGGCCCTGATTTTCGCAACCGAAGAACTCCACCGTGAACTGGGCAACCTCGCCGCATCAGCCCGCACCAAGGGCGCCGAATTCGCCGGGATTGTGAAAATGGGACGGACACAGCTCCAGGATGCAGTCCCGATGACACTTGGGCAGGAGTTCAATGCCTTCGCCGCGACTCTGGAAGAAGACCGTGCCCGGCTCATGGAATCCACCATGCTGATGCGCGAGTGCAGCCTGGGCGCTACCGCCATCGGGACCGGTATCACCGCCGAAGCCGGCTATCAGCAACTCGTGATTCGAGCGCTTTCGGAGATTTCCGGCGTCGCGCTCCTGCCCGCCCCGGATCTCATCGAAGCAACGTCCGACGTGGGCGTTTTCATGCACATCTCGGCCATGCTGAAGCGCACGGCCATAAAGCTCTCCAAATTCAGCAGCGACCTCCGGCTGCTCTCGAGCGGTCCGCAGAACGGATTCGGGGAGATTGTCCTGCCCCCGCGCCAGGCAGGCTCGTCAATCATGCCGGGAAAGGTCAACCCTGTGATCCCGGAGGCGGTGAATCAGATTGCCTTCGCTGTCGCCGGAGCTGACACCACGGTGACGATGGCCGCGGACAACGGCCAGCTCCAGCTCAATGCTTTCGAACCTGTCATCGCCCATGTCCTTCTCCAGAGCATTTCGTGGCTCGAACACGGGGCCCGCATCCTTCGCCAGTACTGCCTGGAAGGCATTGAAGCGAACACCGGCCATCTCGCCCGCCAAACGGCAGCCTCGGTGGGCCTTGCCACGGCGCTGATACCCGCTATCGGGTATGGCGCCGCGTCAGCGGTGGCACGGGAAGCCCTTCAGGACGGATCGACCATTCTCGACGTCGTTACCGGCAGGAAGCTTTTGGACCGGGACGAGGCCCGGTCACTGCTCGAATCCGCCGTTGCACCCGCCGGCACGGCAGGGGTGTCCGGAGCCTGA
- a CDS encoding Lrp/AsnC family transcriptional regulator, with amino-acid sequence MNLDQIDQRILAELTKNARMSHAELATKVLLSRNAVRQRIERMERQGYIQGYTIVSGPPGQGLVSAFLMVYRKDRVRGSDVIAVLQSIPEVVLCDVVSGDFDLLVRVEARSLERVQEIWEQIAAIPGVADTVTAMTLSSFIKRGAGGARVSE; translated from the coding sequence GTGAATCTTGATCAGATAGACCAGAGGATTCTTGCGGAGCTCACGAAAAACGCCCGCATGAGCCATGCGGAGCTGGCGACGAAGGTCCTCCTTTCAAGAAATGCCGTGCGCCAGCGGATAGAACGGATGGAACGGCAGGGTTATATCCAGGGGTACACGATTGTTTCCGGACCGCCGGGCCAGGGCCTGGTATCGGCATTCCTGATGGTCTACCGGAAGGACCGGGTGCGGGGATCGGATGTCATCGCCGTCCTGCAGTCGATCCCGGAAGTGGTTCTATGTGATGTTGTCAGCGGTGATTTCGACCTGCTGGTGAGGGTGGAGGCCCGGTCGCTGGAACGGGTGCAGGAGATTTGGGAACAGATCGCCGCCATTCCCGGCGTAGCGGACACCGTGACGGCCATGACGCTTTCCAGTTTCATCAAGCGGGGCGCCGGAGGCGCCCGGGTCAGTGAGTGA
- a CDS encoding HAD hydrolase-like protein — translation MTLPHQTWPPATGITCVLFDMDGTLLDSAPGVTASAAHALETVGAPVPAMDKLRRFVGPPMIQSFRTVSQLDEKTAQRALQHYRKAYADHGAELSIPYDGILHLLQHLRSAGIPLGVATSKVEDQAIRLARRFGIEGHFVNVCGASDSEGRASKSDVIAELLLRLQSRGVDITSPAMVGDRSFDVEGAAEHGIPTIFALWGYGDAGEASQAAAVAASPTALLPLILNNSRRSA, via the coding sequence ATGACACTTCCGCACCAGACCTGGCCCCCTGCCACCGGTATCACCTGCGTCCTGTTCGACATGGACGGAACGCTGCTGGATTCAGCACCCGGCGTTACGGCAAGTGCAGCCCATGCCCTGGAAACCGTAGGAGCGCCGGTTCCCGCGATGGACAAACTGCGCCGTTTCGTGGGGCCGCCGATGATCCAGTCTTTCAGAACAGTGTCACAGCTGGACGAAAAGACCGCCCAAAGGGCCCTCCAACATTACCGCAAAGCCTACGCGGATCATGGCGCTGAGCTGTCCATCCCATATGACGGCATCCTGCACCTCTTGCAACACCTCCGTTCGGCCGGCATCCCTCTGGGGGTAGCCACGTCCAAGGTGGAAGACCAGGCAATCAGGCTCGCACGACGGTTTGGAATTGAAGGCCACTTCGTCAACGTGTGCGGGGCATCGGACAGTGAGGGAAGAGCGAGCAAGTCAGATGTCATCGCCGAACTGCTGCTGCGCCTCCAGTCCCGCGGCGTGGACATCACCAGTCCCGCGATGGTCGGAGACAGAAGCTTCGATGTGGAGGGAGCAGCCGAACACGGCATCCCCACCATATTCGCGCTCTGGGGGTACGGCGATGCCGGGGAAGCATCTCAGGCCGCCGCAGTCGCCGCTTCCCCGACCGCCCTGCTGCCGCTGATCCTGAACAACAGCCGCCGCTCAGCGTAG